Within the Anguilla rostrata isolate EN2019 chromosome 6, ASM1855537v3, whole genome shotgun sequence genome, the region ATGAAGAacgagtgtgtgtttttccacctCGCCTTTTCTTTTGTTAGCGGTTGCAGGGAATTGGCTGGAGGATCTCTGTACCTGGTGCATCACCTCGGTGGGTGGAAAATGTGCCTGTTCCTTGGGAAGAGCACTAAGGGAGACCCCTAGTGGTGGGAGCTGGGAACAGCGCTTTATTTTCAGCCTCCTCTGCAAAGCTGTGGCCAGGCGGCAGTGTCCGCGCGCAGCAGGGCCTCTTAAGCCTCAGATTTACTGTTGCAAAGCAGTAACGCCCGACGCCACGGTGGTGTCGCGGTCGCCGGGGGAACGGATATGAAACGGGCCGCCGTGTCCGCGGAAACCGCAACCTCGCGCCGGACGCACCGTCGACCCGCGTGAGGGAGGCCGCGCGCGTGGAGCGACGTGCTCGTAACGGCTCCTCGACGCGCCGCGCCTTTTTGGGAAAGCGGCCTGCGTATGTCACAGCCAACACCAACacgagcccccacccccccccgggcggGTTTGCACTTTGTTCATCTGCGTAGGGTGCGACTTCGCGGGTCGGAGATCGCCCCACAGCCCGGCTGATCAGGCCCAGAAGGGGCGCGTGGAGGAACGCGGGTTCGATCGGTGGCCACTGGCTGCATGTGTACTGCTTGGGCGCAGTGGCTGATAGCCTCATAGGGGACAGTGACTTCATGTTATAATTGTCAGAATTGAACATGGGGACAATTATCTGTGACGGTCCTGTTTCTCATAATTATCATCTCTGCCAGCTTTCCTAAGGATCACCCAACAGCAGCTCATTCCCTCGGACTTTGTGTTCAGATTACACTTCggattaaatcatttaaaaaaaaaaaaaaagcctgactTTAATTTCTGACTGGACTCTGATCTCTGTAATGATCAAAATTATGTAACCAAGATCTCCTTTTTACAATTTGTCTTTATAATTTGTGTTACACACTCTTTGAATATGTAATTTTATATTGCATGTATGcgtttatattttacttttggCATTGAAGTTTGGTCATACGAGaaaggaattaaaataaatgcttaattGAAATTATAGTTTACATCATTTCATTTATGGAGTAAAAAAATGATGGTTTTATAGCTTTACCTTGCCGAATATAGAACGCCACTCTGTTTTTATGGGGCTGAAATGAGCTGTGAAGGTGCGGTgatatactgtgtgtgaggtggagcGGTTCAGGCGTGTGCTGTGCTGGGAAACTACAGGAACACCGCCGTGTGCATAGCAACCAGCGGACACACAGACTGCCTCATGCACAACCTCCTTTCCAGTTACAGCCGCTGCTAATATCTGTCCACACGTCTGTTTCTACGGTTTCACTCTGCTGTTGTGGTTTTTATTAACGAGAGATTGAAGAGTTTTTGCTCtgcttgtgattggtggagctcacAGGAAGTACAAGTCCCTGGAGTGTTTGGGTGACAAGACCGCAACAGTTCCTGTGGCACACGGGTCACGCCCGAGCTCCCGCGCGATCAGCGATGCCTCCCGAATTGCGCGCGACACGtcgctgacctctgacccctctctGTGTTGCAGTCCTGAGTATCCGTGGTgcccaggaggaggagcctcCTGACGCCCAGCTGATGCGGCTGGACAACATGCTGCTGGCGGAGGGCGTGTCCGGGCCGGAGAAAGGGGGCgggtcggcggcggcggcggcggctgcggcGGCCGCCGGGGGGGCCGGCTCCGACAACTCGGCCGAGCACTCGGACTACCGGGCCAAGCTGTCGCAGATCCGGCAGATCTACCACACCGAGCTGGAGAAGTACGAGCAGGTgagagcccgccccccccccctcgcaccgcaccccccccccctttgtcaCCGTTACAGGCGATTGCGTCAGAGAGGCACACAGATGTtctccgtcccccccccctcccatcctgTCCACCACATCTCCAGCCTTCCGCCTTCATCATGGCCAGTCGAATTCAGACGGGCTACAGATGGACCCGAcgtttgtaaaagaaaaaaatttgcgACCAGGCCACGGTTACGCAGAAGCGCAGTACACAATAGTCATAAAGTGAATTAGAATCCCTCTTTCATACAGCTTCAGGTACATACAGCTGCGTTTATACATCAGGTACAACACAAATACTCACCCACTCCGGGCTTCAGACAGCAAGCCTTGCCCCGATTGGACGGCTCCTACGCTACGGGTCGCAAGACGTCTGCGGAATTCCTAAGTTGCTGAGTTTTTAACCCCCGCAGGTAGTGGAAGTGGACACAGACGGGAGCAAGTGTCACGTTCTTTATCTACATGTCAGACGGAATATTGTGTAACCGCGACACGGTCAGAAATGGCGCTCCCGCGAAGCCTGGCTCACCTTTGCTCCAGACGGGCCTGctccactctgtttttccaCAACGCGGGTTTTGGCTGCGTTTGAAAGGTTCTCCAATGCGAGCCGCCGTTCGGAATGAGCGCGGAGAGGCTTTATTTAGATTATCGCTGGCGTGTGTATTAGATTCGATGCGCGGGTTCACCCCTCCCTGTCAGCGTTCCCTTATCTGTTATTAATGTGTCTTATCTGCTGGAAGGCTGTCAGGTTATCAAATCCCAGCTTTTCATTCAAGTGGCGTCTAGGTTCCTGTTCCTATCACTAAAGGAGGAAGGACAAAACAACCtgcgtgtgtgatgtcacttacATTAAATTGTTATCCATTTTGGGTCTGTTCCACACAGTATACACTGACTTGAGCATTTCAGACTATTCAAAAGTTCCCTTATTTAAAGAGctgtttctcttttaaaaatgttatcatttttagtgttttaatagtttttaaagaaagtacTACCTAACGCTACCATTTGTACAAACTGTTTGTACTACCAAGtacaaaatatttgaatgttgtATATGATTTTGTTCATAGAAAAAGATTAATAACATCATGTACAATGATGTTACAGATAAAATGAAGTAGTGATAGCATAAGGGAAGGTGTTAGCCTTGCTTATTCTTTGTGTGAGTTGCAGTAGCTTTTAGCAAAGCAACGTATGTGCGTGTAAATGACCTGCTGTGGAGCAGTGCTCCCACAGACAGTATAGAGCAGGAAGAGGacagtgctgtgtttcagtATATCAAGTGATGACCTCAGCCTGCTCATAATTTCAGCCCCTGCCCAATGCATCATGGGACTTTACCGGCTAAGCCACCGTCTGGGCCAGAGTCAGGTGCCAGCCTGGCTTTGAGGTCTCTCCTCGCTGTGTGGTCTGGTCTAGGGATTAAGgggatattgtgtgtgtgtgcgtgtgtgtgtttatatatctatatattcagcttatattttgaatgtttgtgtatatgggtctgtataatttatatttttgtgtgtgactcTTGTGTGTGGTCTATGTAACGGTAATAGGGTGTCTGAGTCTATGTAgatatgtgtttgcatgtctgtgttttgcCATTATGTAAATTGTGTAGCCATCACTGGGCTAACTGGGGCTCTCTTGGTTTGATGGCCGTATCCCTGGTGAAGTAGTAACAGAGCTCTAGTCCCTGAGTGGATATTCatccttgggaaaaaaaagactgaaatcaTCACGTGTCCCAACCTAAGATAAGAtggagggggaagaaagagaatggagggtggagagggagatgggggtgagagggagggtgaaAGGCAGAGACGGGGaaatggagaggaagagaaagggagcagagagagagagcaggagggagagagaaaggagagaaagagcaagggagagagatgggaaggagggagagagggggagagagagcgagggagagagatagaaaggagagagagagcaagggagagagatggaaagcagagagagggagagagagagagagagagagagggagggagggagggagagagagaaggggagagaagaCTGCTGCATTACGGCAGGCTCACGTCTCAAACCGCTGAACGTGAACAGGAGCTCTTGTCAGCAGCGAAAGGCTGTCATTTCTCCCTGTCTGTTTCGCCGAGCGCCACTTTCATCCGACGCATTTTCATCATGTAAAGCAGTCGCTCTCCAAAGCCAAGGAGGGGATTCACACTGTCTTCCCAACGTGAAGCGTGCTCACCTGGAAATGATGCCTGACCCAGGCGGAACCTGGTTAAAAGCCGTGTTCCCCCAGCGTCCGAACGCGCTGCGTGGCTTCCTACGATTTATATGTTTGATTTCTAATGAATCCCATGTTTCTCGGCTGATTTTGCTTCCTGTGTGCTAACCTGGATGAGTTTTACACAGTGTTTCGTGTGACTGATCTCTTTAGTATTGCCACCTGAAGTCAAGCTAGCTTTCCGTGTAATTATCACTTTGCTGTCACTGCAAATGATTGTTTGTCTAAAAGCAGGGTATCCTTATCTAAACTGAAACGGGTGAAAACATTTATGTGGACGTGTTAATTTTTTCTGAGTCGCTGCCTCCGCCAATCGCGTCTCGctctgtgtgccccccccccccatccccggcGTCCAGGCGTGCAACGAGTTCACGACCCACGTGATGAACCTGCTACGCGAGCAGAGCCGCACGCGCCCCATCTCGCCCAAGGAGATCGAGCGCATGGTGGGCATCATCCACCGCAAGTTCAGCTCCATCCAGATGCAGCTCAAGCAGAGCACCTGCGAGGCCGTCATGATCCTGCGCTCCCGCTTCCTCGACGCCAGGTCAGTGcgcgcgcgtgagtgtgtgtgtgtgtgtgtgtgtgtgtgcctgtgtgtgtgtgtgtctgtctgtgtgtgtgtgtgtgtgtctgtctgtctgtgtgtgtgtgtgtgtgtgtgtgtctgtgtgtgtgcatgtgtgtgtgtgcgtttgtgtgtccatgtgtgagtgtgcaagtatgtgagagcgtgtgtgtgtgtgtgcttgagtgtgtgtgcgtgtgtgtgtgtgtgcgtgagtgtgtgcgtgcgtgtgtgtgcgtgtgtgtgtgtgtgtgtgtgtgtgtccatgtgtgagtgtgcaagtatgtgagagcatgtgtgtgtgtgtgtgtgcttgagtgtgtgtgcttttgtgtgtgtgcgcgtgagtgtgtgcgtgtgtgtgtgtgtgtgtgtgtgtgtgtgtgtgtgtgtgtgtccatgtgtgagtGGCAAGtatgtgagagcatgtgtgtgtgtgtgtgcttgagtgtgtgtgcttttgtgtgtgtgcttttgtgtgtgtgcgcgtgagtgtgtgcgcgtgagtgtgtgcgtgtgtgtgtgtgtgtgtgcgtgtgtgtgtgtccatgcgtgagtgtgcaagtatgtgagagcgtgtgtgtgtgtgtgcttgagtgtgtgtgtgagtgtgtgcgtgtgtgtgtgagggtgcgtgCGTATCTTTTGCATGCATATATGAActcaatttcaaataaaattcacatattcatataaaaataagtGGTTTAAATCAGGTGTCTGCGATtattatccagaaagggctgtTACGCACGGACCCGTTCTGTATAAGATTGAGAACCCCCGGTTTAAGTGTTTCACAACAGGCACACGTACATGTTTTCAATTGGAAAAATAGCCCGGCGGAGATTCATTTGTCTAGTAAACTATTAGATAAGGAACAAACATGTttccattttagatttttggCTCTTTGGTTCTTCAGAATGCACATCGAGTCTTCCCCTTTCCGAACCTCACGGACAGATGTAAAGTGGCAATTGTAATCGACCGCAAACAATTCTCTCATCGCCCGGCGATGTTGTACACGTCCATTCCCAGCGTATCAGCGGGCAGTTTTCATCTGTCCTCAGCATTTACATGAAAACGCTCGCCGCTGTGCCGAACTGCTTCCGCGAGTGTCTGCTTCCATTTTGTGTGAGAATAATTcctgggttgccaggtttgttttAGAGCGGGGCGGGGACGTGTTCGGCAGCGCTGATTAATCCCGCGCACCCGCGAGATCACGCTGAGCGCATTTGCATTTCCGaggccggtttttttttttttttttggggggaggacAGAAATATCGCGGAAATAAGCTGATCTGCTTATCCGCCGAGACACTGCCGAGCGGCCCACTGCTTCGTGTAAAAAAATCCCTTTTGAGGGTGAAGCATGCCTTTAATTGTACCCAGCTCGCCTAGTCAAAGtgcatggggtggggtggggaatTTGGGTATTTGCATTATTGCCGttggctcatttttaaaaagaaaatgttacgAGTCCTGACACTTTGCTCTGTCTTAGCGGCGGCTGTACAGTGCAGTCCCACATTTACCATTTTTGAATGCGTGATCTGTGACTTCTGAAGCGGTGGCAGTTTGTGAAGGTGCTTTGATCGTAACAGCCCTTGGGTCTGCGTAGCTAACGTCTTTGTTTCCCGCTATCTGCCCCGCGCAGACGAAAAAGACGGAACTTTAACAAGCAGGCGACGGAAATCCTCAACGAGTACTTCTACTCGCACCTCAGCAACCCCTACCCCAGCGAGGAGGCCAAGGAGGAGCTGGCCAAAAAGTGCAGCATCACGGTGTCACAGgtactgcccctcccccccccccccccatttacacAGGCAATGCACTCCGCCCCGTGACACCtcaaacaggaaatgcactGTAAGTCCGATAGTTTAACCTGTCCATTGGCTTCCAGAATCAGATGGTTGTCTCTTTTGTGCTTGCCAGTGAAGAAGTGGAGCGATTAACATGTCAGTGGATTTGAGTGTGGCTATTTCAATTCCAAAATGAGGGGATTTGTGAAGTAGCTGATCGGTTATCAGCTGTCAGTTTGGTCAATCATAGTGTTTTTGTTGGGCAGAGCCTTTTCATGGGTTAGTACGAATCAGAGTTTGACAGTGTAACATGTGCAATTCATGAAGCGTCACTCAACTGTCACACTTTTTCTCTGatgtttttgtccatttttgaTCTCTGCTCTTAAAAAGCAGCCAGTGTGGACATggaaaaatatacagaaattcTATTCTTTTGTTGGTGCTTGTAGCGACTGGAAAAAGTAAGTATGAGCCATACCTAGATTTATATAGATTTATATTCATCCGTAAATGCAGCAGTAAATGTGTTGATGCAAAAtgtgcatattaaaaaaagcactttcaGCATCAAtacataataattatataataatgtaTCTACGGTAGCAACAGTacaaccatttattttaaaaaggtataTATAGATTAGTTATttgtaataattaataatgtgtGATTTATCTTGGTTTTTATCTTGGCTAtatatacaaattaaattaattgttatTTAGGTTTAAAATATAGCATTTCCAAAGGTGGGATTTTAATTGGTTaatgtatattacatttttggggCTTTTCCCAGGTTATTTTTGTGGTGTACCATGGTAAATCAGTAGCAGTGGAATATATGTTTGAGTGCAGATGATTGCATCAGTTCCGATTTTAGGAGACTCCAGGAACTGTTAGACACCCTTCCCTGTAGCTCCATCCTATTCTGACCCAAGGCCCAGCTCTATCTGAATCATACACTGCTAGTGGATTATGTGTATCTATGCACTGAGCCTGACAGGTCATTGCATTCCTGAAGCCTATAATTTTCTTCCCTTatcttttcaaatataaataatgctgGCATGTGCAGCTCTGCAGCATCTGGGCtttttgctgtgaaaaaaatgataaataataaattacattattattttaattcaccGTGCATGTCCACGTGAAGGTTTAAGCCCTCTGAGATGATAAGAAGACCCAGTCCAGGCCTGTGACTCAGTATGGACCCTTTTTGTATCTGCAGGTATCAAACTGGTTTGGAAACAAAAGAATCCGGTACAAGAAAAACATTGGGAAGTTCCAAGAAGAAGCCAACATGTACGCCGCCAAAACAGCCGTCACCGCGGC harbors:
- the LOC135258361 gene encoding pre-B-cell leukemia transcription factor 1 isoform X2; this translates as MDEQPRLMHSHGVGMAGHPGLSQHMQDGTGGTDGDGRKQDIGDILQQIMTITDQSLDEAQARKHALNCHRMKPALFNVLCEIKEKTVLSIRGAQEEEPPDAQLMRLDNMLLAEGVSGPEKGGGSAAAAAAAAAAGGAGSDNSAEHSDYRAKLSQIRQIYHTELEKYEQACNEFTTHVMNLLREQSRTRPISPKEIERMVGIIHRKFSSIQMQLKQSTCEAVMILRSRFLDARRKRRNFNKQATEILNEYFYSHLSNPYPSEEAKEELAKKCSITVSQVSNWFGNKRIRYKKNIGKFQEEANMYAAKTAVTAANVSAHGSQANSPSTPNSAGGYPSPCYQSDRRIQ
- the LOC135258361 gene encoding pre-B-cell leukemia transcription factor 1 isoform X1, which codes for MDEQPRLMHSHGVGMAGHPGLSQHMQDGTGGTDGDGRKQDIGDILQQIMTITDQSLDEAQARKHALNCHRMKPALFNVLCEIKEKTVLSIRGAQEEEPPDAQLMRLDNMLLAEGVSGPEKGGGSAAAAAAAAAAGGAGSDNSAEHSDYRAKLSQIRQIYHTELEKYEQACNEFTTHVMNLLREQSRTRPISPKEIERMVGIIHRKFSSIQMQLKQSTCEAVMILRSRFLDARRKRRNFNKQATEILNEYFYSHLSNPYPSEEAKEELAKKCSITVSQVSNWFGNKRIRYKKNIGKFQEEANMYAAKTAVTAANVSAHGSQANSPSTPNSAGSAGSFNMSNSGDLFMSVQSLNGDSYQGAQVGANVQSQVDTLRHVISQTGGYSDGLAASQMYSPQGINANGGWQDATTPSSVTSPTEGPGSVHSDTSN